One window from the genome of Thermococcus siculi encodes:
- a CDS encoding ABC transporter permease codes for MKGELSWGGAFSVILEGEFKRLIRSRKLKILFLITFFPALIYLFSPNASGKGIESMLRSFEALMLDLIPNYWLGIIGQLIAIILMSDLLASEVDRGTIRLLLARPLRLSELVAGKFLAGLSALAVLFGIPYVVVWLYNPVVYDTGMEGLSKGFPDMALALGATLLVLAFLGALSMAISVLITRPLYASLATFGLIFLLQFIVPQIPYIENPERYTLGYQTMVLLKSGFDKIDLSAFVGNPAHTALVFAALALLLLVSAWWILLRRDFP; via the coding sequence ATGAAAGGGGAACTATCGTGGGGAGGAGCGTTTTCCGTTATCCTCGAAGGCGAGTTTAAACGGCTGATCCGCTCAAGGAAGCTCAAGATTCTCTTCCTGATAACCTTCTTCCCGGCGCTGATATACCTCTTCAGCCCCAACGCCTCCGGAAAGGGGATCGAGTCGATGCTCAGATCCTTTGAGGCCCTGATGCTCGACCTGATTCCCAACTACTGGCTCGGCATAATCGGCCAGCTGATAGCGATAATCCTCATGAGCGACCTGCTCGCGAGCGAGGTCGACAGGGGCACTATAAGGCTCCTGCTCGCGAGGCCCCTCCGTCTGAGCGAACTCGTTGCCGGAAAGTTTCTAGCTGGTCTCTCAGCCCTCGCGGTTCTCTTTGGGATCCCCTACGTCGTTGTATGGCTCTACAACCCCGTGGTTTACGATACCGGAATGGAAGGACTCTCGAAGGGCTTTCCCGACATGGCCCTGGCCCTCGGGGCAACGTTGCTCGTGCTGGCGTTCCTGGGTGCTTTATCGATGGCCATATCCGTCCTGATAACCCGGCCACTCTACGCTTCCCTCGCCACATTCGGGCTTATATTCCTCCTTCAGTTCATCGTTCCCCAGATACCCTACATAGAGAACCCCGAGCGCTATACCCTCGGGTACCAGACGATGGTGCTCCTCAAGTCGGGCTTCGATAAGATCGACCTGAGCGCCTTCGTGGGGAATCCCGCCCATACAGCCCTGGTCTTTGCCGCTTTGGCGCTTCTTCTCCTGGTATCTGCCTGGTGGATCCTCCTCCGCAGGGACTTTCCCTGA
- the mobB gene encoding molybdopterin-guanine dinucleotide biosynthesis protein B encodes MRAVAFVGFKKSGKTTTVEAVARVLKERGYRVAIAKSMHAEFDRENSDTWRFSRVADSVIVRASDTDALLFKAKDINALFSMVNADFLLLEGFKSVQHVPKVICARSKEEVKELNDGLAIAVSGVIAGSGIEEIDGLSVINALTDVEKLADIVEKRAFMLPNIDCGLCGFNCAEMAKMIVAGEKTLKDCVVLSQRPKVTVKIDGQVLPMKDWVQELVGKTIKGMLSAMKGYREGKKIEIVIRGD; translated from the coding sequence ATGCGCGCGGTAGCTTTTGTGGGGTTCAAGAAGAGCGGGAAAACCACGACGGTTGAAGCCGTCGCTAGAGTGCTAAAGGAGCGCGGCTACCGCGTGGCTATAGCTAAAAGCATGCACGCGGAGTTTGACAGAGAAAACAGCGACACCTGGAGGTTCTCAAGGGTCGCCGATTCCGTTATCGTTAGGGCCAGCGACACGGATGCACTGCTCTTCAAAGCAAAGGACATCAACGCGCTCTTCTCGATGGTGAACGCCGACTTCCTCCTTCTGGAGGGCTTCAAGAGCGTTCAGCACGTCCCGAAGGTCATCTGCGCTAGGAGTAAGGAGGAAGTTAAGGAGCTAAACGACGGACTGGCGATAGCAGTGAGCGGAGTCATAGCCGGCAGCGGGATAGAGGAGATAGACGGCCTTTCCGTCATAAACGCCCTCACTGATGTGGAGAAGCTCGCCGACATCGTGGAGAAGCGCGCCTTCATGCTCCCCAACATAGACTGCGGCCTCTGTGGCTTCAACTGCGCCGAAATGGCGAAGATGATAGTGGCTGGAGAGAAAACACTGAAGGACTGCGTCGTGTTGAGCCAGAGGCCGAAGGTCACCGTTAAAATAGACGGGCAGGTTCTCCCCATGAAGGACTGGGTGCAGGAGCTGGTCGGGAAGACGATAAAGGGAATGCTCTCCGCCATGAAGGGCTACCGCGAGGGGAAGAAGATAGAGATTGTGATAAGAGGGGATTGA
- a CDS encoding M67 family metallopeptidase, with protein sequence MRLMIRQADLNSIIKVAEKSAVEVCGLLFGRREGDSIVVEEVRFVPNRLNSPAAFEMEPLEMVKAIDEAEGRGLEVVGIFHSHLKCPPRPSARDLRGMKLWPVVWLIVDDKGSYGAYILRDGEVEEVEVTVFEE encoded by the coding sequence ATGCGGTTGATGATCCGACAAGCGGATTTAAACTCAATTATCAAAGTGGCGGAAAAGAGTGCCGTAGAGGTGTGCGGCCTCCTCTTCGGAAGGCGGGAGGGGGATAGCATCGTCGTAGAGGAAGTCCGCTTCGTTCCCAACAGGCTGAACTCACCGGCCGCTTTTGAAATGGAGCCGCTGGAGATGGTCAAAGCCATAGACGAGGCCGAGGGGAGGGGTCTCGAAGTCGTGGGCATCTTCCACTCCCACCTCAAGTGCCCACCCAGGCCAAGCGCGAGGGATTTGAGGGGAATGAAGCTTTGGCCCGTGGTCTGGCTGATAGTGGACGATAAAGGAAGCTATGGGGCATACATCCTGAGGGATGGGGAGGTAGAAGAGGTGGAGGTTACAGTTTTTGAAGAATAA
- a CDS encoding PIN domain-containing protein, whose product MIYLDTSVFYHYTTNGEFAEFAEMLLTSEEPKITSDVVVDEFLFIILKKEMGRNFGIKSSPAIREKLSKDPRMAEFAYEIGKKVLAVFEAFNVMVVPDSRDWARTLLFMKHYGLLPHDARIITTALEYGTRKIATFDGDFGRAREIIELVPREYWER is encoded by the coding sequence GTGATCTACCTCGATACAAGTGTCTTCTACCATTACACAACCAACGGGGAGTTTGCGGAATTTGCGGAGATGCTCCTCACGTCAGAAGAACCGAAGATAACTTCGGACGTTGTCGTTGATGAGTTCCTTTTCATCATTCTCAAGAAGGAAATGGGCAGAAATTTTGGCATAAAGTCCTCCCCGGCCATCAGGGAAAAACTCTCCAAAGATCCAAGAATGGCAGAATTCGCCTATGAGATAGGAAAGAAAGTGTTGGCAGTGTTTGAGGCATTTAACGTCATGGTAGTGCCGGATTCCCGTGACTGGGCTAGAACACTCCTTTTTATGAAACACTATGGACTGCTCCCCCATGATGCAAGGATAATAACGACTGCCCTCGAATACGGAACGAGAAAAATAGCGACGTTCGACGGAGATTTTGGAAGAGCGCGGGAAATAATAGAACTGGTACCAAGGGAATACTGGGAAAGGTAA
- a CDS encoding ATP-binding protein: MEITFIDREKELEFMESLWGKENSFLPIYGRRRVGKTRLVKEFIRGKPAVYYLARNSSYRDNLLGFSGTVLNSYPSPYLSPSSFSSFADVFKYIGERGKVVVIIDEFPYLIQSDKRVLSEFQYIVDEIVRSSRIHLILVGSSVGMMEEHVLSQKSPLYGRRDGQIRLQPLDFFNSWRLLRVDAGEAVRIYGVTGGVPAYLILFRKFEDVKDVAFSKRGFLYAEGDFLLSSELREPRVYKLILKAVAEGKRRFNEISTFTGIPRSNLFKYVEVLERLGFLRRDVPVTAQPKTKNTRYTIADNYIAFYFRFVERYRGQIELESLDFWEEFLEDYNHYLGWVFEGVAREFLVGLNKRGKLPFRFTKIGRWWHRGEEIDLVALNEREKKSLLVEVKWKELSEREARGIMEDLEGKAELVGLDDWEAHYGIVAKGVEGKENLREEGFLAWDLRDFEAP, encoded by the coding sequence ATGGAGATAACTTTCATTGACAGGGAGAAAGAGCTGGAGTTCATGGAGTCACTCTGGGGGAAGGAGAACTCCTTTCTGCCGATCTACGGCAGGAGGAGGGTAGGGAAGACCCGACTGGTTAAGGAGTTCATACGGGGAAAGCCCGCCGTTTACTACCTCGCCAGGAACAGCAGCTACCGCGACAACCTCCTTGGATTTTCTGGGACGGTTCTAAACTCATACCCGAGTCCCTATCTAAGCCCCTCCTCCTTCTCAAGCTTCGCCGACGTCTTCAAATACATTGGCGAGAGGGGAAAAGTCGTCGTTATCATCGACGAGTTCCCCTACCTCATCCAGTCTGACAAAAGGGTCTTGAGCGAGTTCCAGTACATAGTGGACGAAATCGTAAGAAGCTCACGGATTCACCTAATTCTCGTCGGTTCGAGCGTCGGCATGATGGAGGAGCACGTCTTGAGCCAGAAGAGCCCGCTCTACGGCAGGAGGGACGGCCAGATAAGGCTCCAGCCTCTCGACTTCTTCAACTCCTGGAGGCTTCTTCGCGTTGATGCCGGGGAGGCCGTGAGGATATACGGGGTAACGGGTGGTGTTCCGGCATATCTCATACTCTTCAGGAAGTTTGAGGACGTTAAGGATGTGGCCTTCAGCAAGAGGGGCTTCCTCTACGCGGAGGGCGATTTTCTCCTCTCAAGCGAGCTGAGGGAGCCAAGGGTTTACAAGCTGATTCTGAAGGCCGTAGCTGAAGGGAAGAGGCGCTTCAACGAGATAAGCACCTTCACAGGAATCCCGCGCTCGAACCTGTTCAAGTACGTCGAAGTCCTTGAGAGGCTCGGCTTCCTCAGAAGGGATGTTCCAGTTACTGCTCAGCCTAAGACCAAGAACACCCGCTACACCATAGCGGATAACTACATCGCCTTCTACTTCCGCTTCGTTGAGAGGTATAGAGGTCAGATCGAACTCGAGAGCCTCGACTTCTGGGAGGAGTTCCTGGAGGACTACAATCACTACCTTGGGTGGGTCTTTGAAGGCGTTGCAAGGGAGTTTTTGGTCGGGCTGAACAAACGTGGAAAGCTCCCGTTCCGCTTCACTAAAATCGGAAGATGGTGGCATAGGGGGGAGGAGATTGACCTCGTTGCTCTCAATGAGCGTGAAAAGAAGTCCCTCTTAGTCGAGGTTAAGTGGAAGGAGCTAAGCGAGAGGGAGGCGAGGGGGATTATGGAGGATCTGGAGGGAAAGGCTGAATTAGTCGGACTTGACGATTGGGAGGCCCACTACGGCATCGTAGCCAAAGGCGTTGAAGGGAAAGAAAACCTCAGGGAAGAGGGCTTTCTGGCGTGGGATCTGAGAGATTTTGAAGCTCCCTGA
- a CDS encoding LSm family protein, translated as MGEKQYLLDKTLEAWKGKRVAVSVSNEHSFTGILEDFDEEVILLKDVVDIAGNKAKALVIKIEDLNWIMLL; from the coding sequence ATGGGTGAGAAGCAGTACCTGCTCGACAAGACGCTGGAAGCTTGGAAGGGGAAGAGGGTGGCCGTTTCGGTGAGCAACGAGCACTCCTTCACGGGAATCCTGGAGGACTTCGACGAAGAGGTCATACTCCTGAAGGACGTCGTGGACATCGCGGGAAACAAGGCTAAGGCCCTCGTGATCAAGATAGAGGATTTGAACTGGATAATGCTCCTCTGA
- a CDS encoding ABC transporter ATP-binding protein: MSDYVIETRNLTKFFGKRNVVYHLNLKVPRGAVYGFLGPNGAGKTTTIKMLTGALKPTYGEIKIFGMEMPRERVEIIGKVGYMPEKPLAYDDMTIFEFLTYMGRLKGLSREEAIRQARELMAYTGVGRLAFNRIKELSSGQRQRVIFAMALMGDPELLILDEPTSNLDPLGRMEFTGKVLELARAGKTIFVSSHIVSEIERTCNHVGLIKDGQLIEQGRVRDLINIESTDYDVVVSDASKLLAFLREKVYVREAWEEEGLVRVKLDERFLDDFFLELPAFIASEKLALKLFKPHTSPLERILTERFNVRWEE; this comes from the coding sequence ATGTCCGACTATGTCATCGAGACGAGGAATCTCACCAAGTTCTTCGGGAAGAGGAACGTGGTTTATCACCTCAACCTGAAGGTGCCGAGGGGGGCGGTCTATGGCTTTCTAGGCCCGAACGGGGCCGGAAAGACGACGACCATAAAGATGCTCACCGGGGCTCTGAAGCCGACCTACGGCGAGATAAAGATTTTCGGTATGGAGATGCCGCGCGAGAGGGTCGAGATCATAGGGAAGGTCGGCTACATGCCCGAGAAGCCCCTCGCCTACGATGACATGACGATCTTCGAGTTTCTCACATACATGGGCCGCCTGAAGGGACTGTCGAGGGAAGAGGCCATAAGGCAAGCCAGGGAGCTGATGGCCTACACTGGAGTTGGAAGGCTCGCCTTCAACAGGATCAAGGAGCTCTCCAGCGGCCAGAGGCAGCGCGTGATCTTCGCGATGGCACTGATGGGCGATCCGGAGCTTCTAATCCTCGATGAACCCACGAGCAACCTCGATCCCCTGGGAAGGATGGAGTTCACCGGGAAGGTCCTTGAACTGGCCAGGGCCGGAAAGACGATATTCGTAAGCTCCCACATAGTCAGCGAGATAGAGAGAACCTGCAACCACGTCGGCCTGATAAAGGACGGCCAGCTGATAGAGCAGGGGCGCGTTAGGGACCTGATAAACATCGAGAGCACCGACTACGATGTGGTCGTCTCGGATGCTTCAAAGCTCCTCGCCTTCCTTCGGGAGAAGGTGTACGTCCGCGAGGCCTGGGAGGAGGAAGGTCTCGTGAGGGTGAAGCTCGACGAGCGCTTCCTCGATGACTTCTTCCTGGAACTTCCGGCATTCATCGCCTCCGAGAAGCTCGCCCTGAAGCTCTTCAAGCCCCACACCAGTCCGCTGGAGAGGATTCTAACGGAGCGCTTCAACGTGAGGTGGGAGGAATGA
- a CDS encoding Hsp20/alpha crystallin family protein: protein MVWRRDRYWDPFDLMREIQEEIDAIFRDVMRGPRLWSTREPGEGYEFSVAETWREPFVDIFDRGDRFVITAELPGVRKEDIKLRVTEDTVYLEAQVRREKELEQEGAIRIERYYSGYRRVIRLPEEVIPEKAKARYNNGVLEIEIPKKKPTKTEKEGFEVKIE, encoded by the coding sequence ATGGTCTGGAGGAGGGACCGCTACTGGGATCCCTTCGACCTGATGAGGGAGATACAGGAGGAGATCGACGCCATCTTCAGGGACGTCATGCGCGGCCCGAGGCTCTGGAGCACCCGCGAGCCTGGAGAGGGCTACGAGTTCAGCGTCGCCGAGACCTGGCGCGAACCCTTCGTGGACATCTTCGACAGAGGCGACAGGTTCGTTATCACCGCGGAGCTTCCGGGAGTCCGCAAGGAGGACATCAAGCTCCGCGTTACCGAGGACACCGTCTACCTGGAGGCCCAGGTGAGGCGCGAGAAGGAGCTTGAGCAGGAGGGAGCCATAAGGATCGAGCGCTACTACAGCGGCTACAGGAGGGTCATCAGGCTTCCGGAGGAGGTCATCCCGGAGAAGGCCAAGGCCCGCTACAACAACGGCGTCCTTGAGATCGAGATTCCGAAGAAGAAGCCCACCAAGACCGAGAAGGAGGGCTTCGAGGTCAAGATCGAGTGA
- a CDS encoding CDC48 family AAA ATPase → MTEKREVKLKVASAYQRDVGRGIVRIDRKAMRDIGVQSGDIIEIIGTKNTAAVVWPAYPEDEGLGIIRMDGTIRKNAGVGLGDEVTVRRAEVKEARKVIVAPTEPIRFGHDFVEWFHSRLVGRPVVRGDYIKVGILGQELTFVVTATTPAGIVQITEFTEFQVSEKPVKEVSKTAALGVTYEDIGGLKDVIQKVREMIELPLKHPEIFEKLGIEPPKGVLLYGPPGTGKTLLAKAVANEANAHFIAINGPEIMSKYYGESEERLREVFKEAEENAPSIIFIDEIDAIAPKREETHGEVEKRVVSQLLTLMDGLKSRGKVIVIGATNRPDAIDPALRRPGRFDRELEVGVPDKQGRKEILQIHTRGMPIEPEFRKSRVIEILEELEKNDAYREAAERAVMKVKNAKDEEEIKEILRDVDERLYDEVKAKLIDGLLEELAEVTHGFVGADLAALAREAAMAALRRLIQDGKIDFEAEHIPKEVLEDLKVTRKDFYEALKMIEPSALREVLLEVPNVHWEDVGGLEDVKEELREAVEWPLRYPEAFMGLGITPPKGILLYGPPGTGKTLLAKAVANESEANFIAIKGPEVLSKWVGESEKNIREIFRKARQAAPTVIFIDEIDAIAPRRGTDVNRVTDRLINQLLTEMDGIQENSGVVVIGATNRPDIIDPALLRPGRFDRLILVPAPDEKARLEIFKVHTRKVPLAEDVSLEELAKRTEGYTGADIEAVVREAALTAMRRALQEGIIRPGMKADEIRGKVKVTMRDFEEALKKIGPSVSEETMEYYRKIQEQFKQSRGA, encoded by the coding sequence ATGACCGAAAAGAGAGAGGTTAAGTTGAAGGTGGCATCCGCTTACCAGCGCGACGTTGGTAGGGGAATCGTCAGGATTGATAGGAAGGCGATGCGCGATATTGGAGTTCAGTCAGGTGACATAATCGAGATCATCGGAACCAAGAACACGGCCGCCGTCGTCTGGCCGGCCTATCCAGAGGACGAGGGGCTGGGAATTATAAGAATGGACGGTACCATCAGGAAGAACGCCGGCGTCGGCCTCGGAGACGAGGTCACCGTCAGGAGGGCCGAGGTCAAGGAGGCCAGGAAGGTCATAGTCGCGCCGACCGAACCGATAAGGTTTGGCCACGACTTCGTCGAGTGGTTCCACAGCAGGCTCGTCGGAAGGCCCGTTGTGAGGGGAGACTACATAAAGGTCGGAATCCTTGGCCAGGAGCTGACCTTTGTCGTTACTGCAACAACCCCAGCTGGAATCGTCCAGATCACCGAGTTCACCGAGTTCCAGGTCAGTGAGAAGCCCGTTAAGGAGGTCAGCAAGACGGCAGCCCTCGGCGTCACCTACGAGGACATAGGCGGCCTCAAGGACGTCATCCAGAAGGTCAGGGAGATGATAGAACTCCCGCTCAAACACCCGGAGATATTCGAGAAGCTCGGCATCGAGCCGCCGAAGGGCGTCCTCCTCTACGGTCCGCCTGGAACCGGTAAGACCCTGCTCGCGAAGGCAGTAGCCAACGAGGCAAACGCTCACTTCATAGCCATCAACGGTCCGGAGATAATGAGCAAGTACTACGGCGAGAGCGAGGAGCGCCTGAGGGAGGTCTTCAAGGAGGCAGAAGAGAACGCCCCGAGCATAATCTTCATCGACGAGATAGACGCGATAGCTCCGAAGAGAGAGGAGACCCACGGCGAGGTCGAGAAGAGGGTCGTCAGCCAGCTGCTAACGCTAATGGACGGTCTGAAGAGCCGCGGAAAGGTCATTGTAATCGGTGCCACCAACAGGCCCGACGCCATTGACCCGGCTCTGAGGAGACCAGGAAGGTTCGACCGCGAGCTTGAGGTCGGCGTCCCCGACAAGCAGGGCAGAAAGGAGATACTCCAGATACACACCAGGGGCATGCCGATTGAGCCGGAGTTCAGAAAGAGCAGGGTCATTGAGATACTCGAGGAGCTTGAGAAGAACGACGCCTACCGCGAGGCGGCCGAGCGGGCCGTTATGAAGGTCAAGAACGCCAAGGACGAAGAGGAGATCAAGGAAATCCTCAGGGATGTCGACGAGAGGCTCTACGACGAGGTCAAGGCCAAGCTCATCGACGGCCTGCTTGAGGAGCTGGCGGAGGTTACTCACGGATTCGTCGGTGCCGACTTAGCAGCGCTCGCCAGGGAGGCAGCCATGGCCGCTCTGAGAAGGCTCATCCAGGATGGCAAGATAGACTTCGAGGCCGAGCACATACCCAAGGAAGTCCTCGAGGATCTCAAGGTCACCAGGAAGGACTTCTACGAGGCGCTGAAGATGATCGAACCGAGCGCGCTCAGGGAAGTCCTCCTGGAGGTTCCAAACGTCCACTGGGAGGACGTCGGTGGCCTCGAGGACGTTAAGGAAGAGCTTAGAGAGGCCGTTGAGTGGCCGCTCAGGTACCCGGAGGCATTCATGGGACTCGGCATAACGCCGCCGAAGGGAATCCTGCTCTACGGCCCGCCTGGAACAGGTAAGACATTGCTGGCCAAGGCGGTAGCCAACGAGAGTGAGGCCAACTTCATAGCCATCAAGGGTCCAGAGGTACTCAGCAAGTGGGTTGGCGAGAGCGAGAAGAACATCCGCGAGATATTCAGGAAGGCCAGGCAGGCGGCTCCAACGGTGATATTCATTGACGAGATAGACGCCATAGCCCCGAGAAGGGGAACCGACGTGAACAGGGTCACCGACAGGCTCATCAACCAGCTGCTCACGGAGATGGACGGAATCCAGGAGAACAGCGGCGTCGTTGTCATCGGCGCAACCAACAGGCCGGACATAATTGATCCAGCGCTCCTCAGACCGGGCAGGTTCGACAGGCTGATACTGGTTCCGGCGCCGGACGAGAAGGCCAGGCTGGAGATATTCAAGGTGCACACCAGAAAGGTTCCGCTGGCAGAGGATGTGAGCCTCGAGGAGCTGGCGAAGAGGACTGAAGGTTACACCGGTGCCGACATAGAGGCCGTCGTCAGGGAGGCCGCACTCACGGCGATGCGCAGAGCGCTCCAGGAGGGCATCATAAGGCCCGGTATGAAGGCCGACGAGATACGCGGAAAGGTCAAGGTCACGATGAGGGACTTCGAGGAGGCCCTCAAGAAGATCGGCCCGAGCGTCAGTGAGGAGACCATGGAGTACTACAGGAAGATTCAGGAACAGTTCAAGCAGTCGCGCGGAGCCTGA
- a CDS encoding acyl-CoA mutase large subunit family protein yields MTFDKEKLAKIREEEKRWEETTVKKFIEKRPERKEKFMTDDGFEIKRVYTPADLGEEWDYMEKLGFPGEYPFTRGVYATMYRGRFWTMRQYAGFGTAEESNRRYKYLLEQGQTGLSVAFDLPTQIGYDSDHPMSEGEVGKVGVAIDSLWDMRILFDGIPLDKVSTSMTINSTAANLLAMYILVAEEQGVQPNQLRGTVQNDILKEYIARGTYIFPPQPSMRLTTDIIMYCAENVPKWNPISISGYHIREAGANAVQEVAFTLADGMEYVKAVIDRGMDVDKFAGRLSFFFNAHNNFLEEIAKFRAARRLWAYIMKEKFNAKNPRSMLLRFHTQTAGSTLTAQQPENNIVRVAIQALAAVLGGTQSLHTNSYDEALSLPTEKSVRIALRTQQIIAYESGVVDTIDPLGGSYYIEWLTDHIYEEALKYIEKIEKMGGMMRAIERGYIQKEIAESAYKYQREVEEKKRIVVGVNEFVVDEPLDVEILKVDPSIREKQIERLKKLRSERDNKKVEEALDRLRKAAETEDENLMPYIIEAHRHLATLGEVTDVLREVWGEYRAPLIF; encoded by the coding sequence ATGACCTTCGATAAGGAGAAGCTCGCGAAGATTAGGGAGGAGGAGAAGCGCTGGGAGGAAACGACCGTCAAAAAGTTCATCGAGAAGAGGCCCGAGAGAAAGGAGAAGTTCATGACAGACGACGGTTTTGAGATAAAGCGCGTTTACACTCCCGCTGACCTCGGCGAAGAATGGGACTATATGGAAAAGCTCGGCTTCCCCGGTGAGTATCCCTTCACGAGGGGCGTTTACGCCACCATGTACCGCGGAAGGTTCTGGACTATGAGGCAGTACGCCGGCTTCGGAACCGCCGAGGAGAGCAACAGGCGCTACAAGTACCTCCTCGAACAGGGGCAGACCGGTCTGAGCGTTGCCTTCGACCTGCCGACCCAGATAGGCTACGACAGCGATCACCCCATGAGTGAGGGCGAGGTCGGTAAGGTCGGCGTTGCCATCGACTCCCTCTGGGACATGAGGATACTCTTCGACGGAATCCCGCTCGACAAGGTCTCAACTAGCATGACCATCAACTCAACGGCCGCCAACCTCCTCGCCATGTACATCCTCGTTGCCGAGGAGCAGGGGGTTCAGCCGAACCAGCTCCGCGGAACGGTTCAGAACGACATCCTCAAGGAGTACATAGCCCGCGGTACCTACATCTTCCCGCCCCAGCCGAGCATGAGGCTCACGACCGACATCATCATGTACTGCGCCGAGAACGTCCCCAAGTGGAACCCGATTTCGATAAGCGGATACCACATCCGCGAGGCCGGAGCAAATGCCGTCCAGGAGGTTGCCTTCACCCTCGCCGATGGCATGGAGTACGTCAAGGCCGTCATCGACAGGGGCATGGACGTGGACAAGTTCGCAGGAAGGCTCAGCTTCTTCTTCAACGCCCACAACAACTTCCTCGAGGAGATCGCAAAGTTCAGGGCTGCCAGAAGGCTCTGGGCGTACATCATGAAGGAGAAGTTCAACGCCAAGAACCCGCGCTCAATGCTCCTGCGCTTCCACACCCAGACGGCCGGCTCGACCCTCACCGCCCAGCAGCCCGAGAACAACATAGTTAGGGTTGCCATTCAGGCTTTAGCGGCTGTCCTCGGTGGAACGCAGTCCCTACACACCAACAGCTACGACGAGGCCCTTTCACTCCCGACCGAGAAGAGCGTGAGAATTGCTCTGAGAACTCAGCAGATTATAGCCTACGAGAGCGGCGTCGTTGACACCATAGACCCGCTCGGAGGCTCATACTACATCGAGTGGCTCACCGATCACATCTATGAGGAGGCCCTCAAGTACATCGAGAAGATAGAGAAGATGGGCGGCATGATGAGGGCCATTGAGAGGGGTTATATCCAGAAGGAGATCGCCGAGAGCGCCTACAAGTACCAGAGGGAGGTCGAGGAGAAGAAGCGCATCGTCGTTGGCGTCAACGAGTTCGTAGTTGACGAGCCTCTGGATGTGGAGATACTCAAGGTGGACCCGAGCATCAGGGAGAAGCAGATTGAACGCCTTAAGAAGCTCAGGAGCGAGAGGGATAACAAGAAAGTCGAGGAGGCCCTCGACAGGCTCAGGAAGGCCGCCGAGACGGAAGACGAGAACCTCATGCCCTACATCATCGAGGCCCACAGGCACCTCGCTACCCTCGGCGAGGTCACCGATGTCCTGAGGGAGGTCTGGGGCGAGTACAGGGCGCCGCTGATATTCTGA
- a CDS encoding MBL fold metallo-hydrolase — MIIRNVGLDSSAKLAFQSHAHTDHFVSGEVIFATKATKYLSHLRKGGFYREIPFGKTFYIGDFKAKLYPAGHMLGSAGIKLWLQNGTLFYTGDTKWYKLRTAEKSRFPRADVLIIEATFGVPSFTFPSPREAEKKLVSFVEEALDRGKRPTLYVNQMGKAQEVMKILDVHGITVRPSGEMLKVARVYSKFGVEFGNIEKDGEVVLRSYRSPRVENSLSPWELTVSGFGRLKLSNHADFWELMRIVERVTPEKIFTVYGFSEEFARILRGLDYNATAIKQGAQLEL, encoded by the coding sequence ATGATAATACGAAACGTGGGCCTCGACAGTTCAGCCAAGCTTGCCTTCCAGAGCCACGCCCACACGGATCACTTCGTCAGCGGTGAGGTCATCTTCGCCACGAAAGCCACCAAATACCTCAGCCACCTGCGGAAGGGCGGCTTTTACAGGGAAATCCCTTTTGGGAAGACCTTCTACATCGGCGATTTTAAGGCAAAGCTCTACCCCGCCGGCCACATGCTCGGCTCCGCCGGAATAAAGCTCTGGCTCCAAAACGGAACGCTCTTTTACACCGGCGATACAAAGTGGTACAAGCTGAGAACCGCGGAAAAGAGCCGCTTCCCGAGGGCGGATGTCCTCATAATTGAAGCCACCTTTGGAGTTCCGAGCTTCACCTTTCCCTCTCCGAGGGAGGCCGAGAAGAAGCTGGTCTCCTTTGTCGAGGAGGCTTTAGACCGGGGGAAGAGGCCGACCCTCTACGTCAATCAGATGGGGAAGGCCCAGGAGGTCATGAAGATACTCGACGTCCACGGGATAACAGTTAGGCCGAGCGGGGAGATGCTAAAGGTGGCGAGGGTGTATTCCAAGTTCGGGGTCGAGTTCGGAAACATAGAGAAAGATGGGGAAGTCGTTCTCCGCTCCTACCGCTCGCCGAGGGTTGAGAACTCCCTGTCGCCGTGGGAGCTAACGGTTTCCGGCTTCGGAAGGCTCAAGCTCAGCAACCACGCGGACTTCTGGGAGCTGATGAGGATAGTAGAGAGAGTAACGCCGGAAAAGATTTTCACGGTTTATGGTTTCTCGGAGGAATTCGCACGGATTCTCCGCGGGCTTGACTATAACGCCACGGCCATTAAGCAGGGGGCCCAGTTGGAACTCTAG